The nucleotide sequence CGGGGGATCGGCATCGCGGAGGCGGATCAGGGGCGCATCTTCGAGCGGTTCGAGCGCGCGGCCTCCGAGCGGCACTATGGCGGCCTCGGCCTCGGGTTATGGCTCAGCCGAGAGCTCGTCACGGCGCTCGGCGGGACCGTCCGCGTGCAGAGCGAGCTCGGCGCAGGCGCGACGTTCACCGTGGAGCTGCCGCGCGCGCCGCGCTCTCCCGCCTGACGACGCAGGGCACCTCAAAACCGTAGAGCGCGAGAGCTCGAGGGGGCTATAGTCTCGTAATGTGCCAGGTTCTCGTCGTGGACGATAACGAGGATATTCGCGAGACGATGCGGGATTTCCTGGAGGAAGAGGGGTACCACGTCGTGACCGCGAAAAACGGAGCGGACGCGCTCTCGCGGCTCGAGCAGCTCGAGGCGGGCAAGCTCCCCTGCCTCATGCTGGTGGATCTCCTGATGCCGGTGATGGACGGCGTCGAGTTGATCCGCCGGCTCCGTGAGAGCGCGCGGTTCGCCCCGGTCCCCGTGATAGCGATCTCGGCCGCCTCGACGGTGGATCCTCCCCCCGGGACACGGCTCTTGCCCAAACCCG is from Polyangium spumosum and encodes:
- a CDS encoding response regulator codes for the protein MCQVLVVDDNEDIRETMRDFLEEEGYHVVTAKNGADALSRLEQLEAGKLPCLMLVDLLMPVMDGVELIRRLRESARFAPVPVIAISAASTVDPPPGTRLLPKPVGPTVILEEVRNACGAP